Proteins co-encoded in one Saprospira grandis genomic window:
- a CDS encoding NINE protein — MKNKFVAAILAFFLGFIGIHKFYLNRPVQGILYLLLFWTGIPGLIALVDFIMLLFMSQDTFDHKYNYDTTAGVGRMLVREKQALYREKLQLERLRLKEEREKTQNRLNNKKIAVKKITGEQADTLAAWQDLLDKGIIDQYEFEEKKRVILGRDD; from the coding sequence ATGAAAAACAAATTTGTTGCGGCCATTTTGGCCTTCTTTCTCGGCTTTATCGGCATTCATAAGTTTTACCTGAATCGCCCAGTGCAAGGAATTCTTTATCTGCTGTTGTTTTGGACCGGAATCCCGGGCCTCATTGCCCTCGTTGATTTTATTATGCTGTTGTTTATGTCTCAAGATACCTTTGACCATAAGTACAACTATGATACTACTGCAGGGGTGGGCCGCATGTTGGTCCGAGAAAAACAAGCGCTTTACCGCGAAAAACTCCAACTAGAGCGCCTGCGCCTAAAAGAAGAGCGAGAAAAAACTCAAAACCGCCTGAACAATAAAAAAATTGCGGTCAAAAAGATTACGGGCGAGCAGGCCGATACCCTAGCCGCTTGGCAAGACCTACTCGATAAGGGAATTATTGACCAATACGAGTTTGAAGAAAAGAAAAGAGTCATTTTAGGCCGAGACGATTAA
- a CDS encoding tyrosine-type recombinase/integrase, with product MQLAAFLQFLRYEKRYSEHSCRAYATDLRQFNAFLKEKYELEEAKAVNLGILRSWLVELMQQGRASSTIHRKASSLQRYFKFLMQEGQLQENPMQALQLPKKKAALPHFLAEQQLAKLFSGPYFEADFPGQRDRLMLQLFYHTGMRRAELLGLRWTDWDEGLEQLRILGKGQKMRIIPILPQLNTALAAFKGLAEESLANFDPKGLIILNDQGQAPYPKWVYNKVRQYLGLVTTQEERSPHSLRHSFATHLSNQGADLQAIKLLLGHSSLAATQVYTHNSLEQLKKVYAQSHPKAKKKK from the coding sequence ATGCAGCTAGCGGCTTTTCTGCAGTTTTTGCGCTACGAAAAGCGCTATTCAGAGCATAGCTGTCGGGCTTATGCTACAGATTTGCGGCAGTTTAATGCCTTTTTGAAGGAGAAATATGAGCTAGAAGAGGCCAAAGCCGTCAATTTGGGCATTTTGCGCTCTTGGCTGGTAGAGCTGATGCAGCAGGGCCGAGCAAGCAGCACCATTCACAGAAAGGCTAGTAGTTTGCAGCGCTATTTTAAGTTTTTGATGCAGGAGGGCCAATTGCAAGAAAACCCTATGCAAGCCCTACAGCTGCCCAAAAAAAAGGCGGCCCTGCCTCACTTTTTGGCCGAACAGCAATTGGCCAAGCTCTTTAGTGGACCTTATTTTGAGGCCGATTTTCCAGGCCAAAGAGACCGCCTGATGTTGCAGCTTTTTTATCATACGGGCATGCGCCGAGCCGAATTGTTGGGCCTGCGCTGGACCGATTGGGATGAAGGGCTCGAACAACTGAGAATTTTGGGAAAAGGCCAAAAAATGCGCATTATTCCCATTTTACCCCAACTCAATACCGCCCTAGCCGCCTTTAAAGGCCTAGCTGAAGAGAGTTTAGCCAATTTTGACCCCAAAGGACTCATTATCCTCAATGACCAAGGCCAAGCTCCCTACCCCAAATGGGTGTATAATAAGGTGCGGCAGTATTTGGGCCTCGTTACTACCCAAGAAGAACGCAGCCCGCATAGTCTGCGCCATAGTTTTGCCACCCACCTGAGCAACCAAGGGGCCGACCTACAAGCTATTAAGCTGCTTTTGGGCCATAGCAGCCTGGCCGCCACACAGGTCTATACCCACAACTCTTTAGAACAGCTCAAGAAAGTATATGCCCAAAGCCACCCTAAAGCCAAAAAAAAGAAATAA
- a CDS encoding MerR family transcriptional regulator, whose product MATYSIRDLEKLSGIKAHTIRIWEQRYNIIEPKRTATNIRYYTDEDLQYLLNIAFLNRNGMRISKIARLTQTEVLERVENIAEESEEQSNLLQRLTMAMMEFNELEFERILNQEAEKSGFEALLTKLLLPFLEKLSLLWLTGAVRIVHEQFVHHLIRQRLAHQLYLLGHEPAKEDRPRVLLFEPLGEQQEILLLLYHYYLRSRGCASCYLGSQIPPKELEVAVEQFKPTCIFTTSSTNNGQLSPQEFLGALCQRYPDIQIFCSAQPIMHPLEAAPNLSLFEDFSEFIDFLSELS is encoded by the coding sequence TTGGCTACCTATTCGATTCGTGACCTTGAAAAACTGTCTGGCATCAAAGCCCATACGATTCGGATTTGGGAACAGCGATATAATATAATTGAGCCCAAGCGCACGGCAACCAATATTCGGTATTATACGGATGAAGATTTGCAGTACTTGCTCAATATTGCGTTCCTGAACCGAAACGGTATGCGTATTTCTAAGATTGCCCGTTTGACGCAAACAGAGGTTTTGGAGCGGGTAGAAAATATTGCGGAGGAGAGCGAGGAGCAGAGCAATTTATTGCAGCGGCTCACCATGGCGATGATGGAATTTAATGAGCTGGAGTTTGAGCGAATTTTGAACCAGGAAGCGGAAAAGTCGGGCTTTGAGGCTTTATTGACCAAGCTTTTGCTGCCCTTTTTGGAAAAGCTCAGTTTGCTTTGGCTAACGGGGGCGGTGCGTATTGTGCATGAGCAATTTGTGCATCATTTGATTCGGCAGCGCTTGGCCCATCAGTTGTATTTGTTGGGGCATGAGCCTGCAAAAGAAGATCGGCCAAGGGTGTTGTTATTTGAGCCCTTGGGCGAGCAACAAGAGATTTTATTGCTATTGTACCATTATTATTTGCGCTCTAGAGGCTGTGCGAGCTGCTATTTGGGCAGCCAGATTCCGCCCAAGGAGCTAGAAGTGGCGGTAGAGCAATTTAAGCCAACTTGTATATTTACCACCAGCTCGACGAACAACGGGCAGTTGTCTCCACAGGAGTTTTTAGGGGCGCTTTGTCAGCGTTATCCCGATATTCAGATATTTTGCTCGGCCCAACCCATTATGCACCCTTTAGAGGCGGCTCCCAACCTCAGTTTGTTTGAGGATTTTAGTGAATTTATCGACTTTTTGTCAGAACTCTCCTAA
- a CDS encoding peptidylprolyl isomerase has product MAVLGKIRNQFGWVMMGLVILGIGGFLFMDVSSVGRGMGAQQRIVAKINGEDVLREDFDVYIKNYEGAQASQEQIREQAWKDLLSNVIYKQQAKKLGIVVTDEELTDLFTGQNISPLVAQQFAQMGAGVDRNMIEQQRNAYFQAKEKSASELTNQEIQFLNAWEALEKSVADEQLSAKYIAMLQKGVYAPAWMVNAEYARKNRTYDFNFSRVLYADVDNAEVSISDADLSAYIQANPKAYERKANVSIEYVVFDVQPSAADTANFEKTYASMVADFAKTSGQGDTTYAQTNRIQLDPIYYTEEKWQDASIKDTLFSMDKGQVYGPYYDNLGQIKMVKVMDRKIMPDSVACRHIMKPVNRRDINTMQAAYVELDSLRKLLVAGTANFNDLVAAHSMDMSTKDKGGKMGYRGRGDSYGAPFENFIFDVGQKDSFEIIQTQNAMHLIQITDYKFGENKVGLRLAYKSEPILPSAETERTAEAKANEFMANNRTLEELKAAAKKNPNLRLSNAAGLEINDYVLTQGLQGAEAAEIIKWAHKEAKDGEVAGRIYPFTDPKYNTIAAVVVPALAKKSPEGLASIEDNSVRAEVERIVRNEKKAEIILKKLEGVTSLEAMAGKYSSAKVETANGVRYDAPFIREVGGVEPKLTAVADVLETGKVSKPFAGEQGVYMIQLINKQDGPSMENMPNAVQQKRNFVMRSLLPAAAASPAGFREMLLGAIQDDMNIKDNRADMY; this is encoded by the coding sequence ATGGCAGTATTAGGAAAGATTCGCAACCAGTTTGGTTGGGTGATGATGGGGCTAGTGATTCTCGGGATCGGTGGCTTCCTCTTTATGGATGTAAGCTCGGTGGGCCGCGGAATGGGCGCTCAGCAGCGAATTGTAGCAAAAATTAATGGAGAGGATGTCCTTCGCGAAGACTTTGATGTCTACATTAAAAATTATGAAGGGGCCCAAGCTAGCCAAGAGCAAATCCGCGAACAGGCTTGGAAGGACCTCTTGAGCAATGTCATTTATAAGCAACAGGCCAAAAAATTGGGCATCGTTGTTACAGATGAAGAATTGACGGACCTCTTTACTGGGCAAAATATTAGCCCTTTGGTGGCCCAGCAGTTTGCCCAAATGGGCGCTGGCGTAGACCGCAATATGATTGAGCAGCAACGCAATGCTTATTTTCAGGCGAAAGAAAAAAGTGCCTCTGAGCTAACTAACCAAGAAATTCAGTTCCTGAATGCTTGGGAGGCCCTAGAAAAATCAGTAGCCGATGAGCAGCTCTCTGCTAAGTATATTGCTATGCTCCAAAAAGGAGTTTATGCCCCCGCTTGGATGGTCAATGCAGAATATGCCCGCAAAAACAGAACTTATGACTTCAACTTCAGCCGTGTACTCTATGCTGATGTAGATAATGCAGAAGTAAGCATTTCTGATGCAGACCTTAGCGCCTATATTCAGGCGAACCCCAAGGCCTATGAGCGCAAAGCCAATGTCTCTATCGAGTATGTTGTTTTTGATGTACAGCCTTCTGCTGCAGATACTGCCAACTTTGAAAAAACTTATGCCTCTATGGTGGCCGACTTTGCCAAAACTTCTGGCCAAGGCGATACCACTTATGCACAAACTAACCGCATCCAGCTAGATCCTATTTATTATACAGAGGAAAAATGGCAAGATGCAAGTATTAAGGATACTCTCTTTAGTATGGATAAAGGCCAGGTTTATGGCCCTTACTACGACAATTTGGGCCAAATCAAAATGGTCAAGGTGATGGATCGCAAGATTATGCCCGATTCTGTGGCTTGCCGCCATATTATGAAGCCCGTCAACCGCCGCGATATCAATACGATGCAGGCCGCTTATGTAGAGCTCGACTCTTTGCGCAAGTTGCTTGTTGCTGGTACCGCCAATTTTAATGACTTGGTTGCTGCACATAGCATGGATATGTCTACTAAAGACAAAGGAGGTAAAATGGGTTACCGTGGCCGTGGCGATAGCTATGGCGCTCCTTTTGAAAACTTCATCTTTGATGTAGGGCAAAAAGATAGCTTTGAGATCATTCAGACGCAAAATGCTATGCACTTGATCCAAATTACAGATTATAAATTTGGAGAAAATAAGGTAGGTCTTCGTCTAGCTTATAAGAGTGAGCCTATTTTGCCTTCTGCCGAAACAGAAAGAACAGCAGAGGCCAAAGCCAATGAGTTTATGGCTAACAACCGTACGCTAGAAGAGCTCAAGGCTGCCGCTAAGAAAAATCCCAATCTTCGTTTGAGCAATGCTGCTGGTCTAGAAATCAATGACTATGTATTGACTCAAGGTTTGCAAGGTGCTGAGGCTGCCGAAATCATCAAGTGGGCGCATAAAGAGGCCAAAGATGGCGAAGTAGCTGGACGCATTTATCCTTTTACTGACCCTAAGTACAATACGATTGCTGCAGTGGTGGTCCCTGCCTTGGCTAAAAAATCGCCTGAAGGCTTGGCTAGCATTGAAGACAATAGCGTTCGTGCAGAAGTAGAGCGCATTGTTCGTAATGAGAAGAAAGCCGAGATTATCCTCAAGAAACTAGAAGGCGTAACTTCTCTAGAAGCTATGGCTGGCAAATATAGCAGCGCTAAGGTAGAAACAGCCAATGGCGTACGCTACGATGCCCCCTTTATCCGTGAAGTGGGTGGGGTAGAGCCTAAGCTTACTGCTGTTGCCGATGTATTGGAAACAGGAAAAGTATCTAAGCCTTTTGCTGGAGAGCAAGGTGTTTACATGATCCAATTGATCAATAAGCAGGATGGTCCTTCTATGGAAAATATGCCCAATGCAGTACAACAGAAGCGCAACTTTGTGATGCGTAGCTTGTTGCCTGCAGCCGCAGCTAGTCCTGCTGGTTTCCGCGAAATGCTTTTGGGCGCTATCCAAGATGATATGAACATCAAGGATAATCGCGCAGATATGTACTAG
- a CDS encoding efflux RND transporter periplasmic adaptor subunit, with translation MAKKKKGISPIIWIVGLLLIATALIVIFRKDNKAKAIRVVLEAAEKRQIVESVYASGKLFPATEVEITSNVSGTIVELLVEEGENVKEGQLLAKIDPEALASVVERASASAKSARAQLGNIKAQKDQLLVQLAQAKANYDRNKTLFDEGVISKAELETIETNFRSTEANIAALDESIRSAKFNVESADATVREQQKNLSQTSIYAPMAGVVSKLYKKQGEQVVGTIQMAGTPILKISNLSSIEVRVDVNERDILQLNRGDSADIELDAYPNRKFLGLVTHIANTATGLSTMALTSDQVTNFEVRILMSQESYKDLQLDPNKPPFRAGLSASAEIRTNSISNALSLPIAAVTSREDEQAEEQLKKGEEIGLKEYVFVQMADSVRLQEVQTGIQDDRYIQITKGLKTGEQVVVAPFDAISKKLEQGSIIEAVAEKELYKKTKEK, from the coding sequence ATGGCAAAGAAGAAAAAGGGCATTAGTCCCATTATCTGGATTGTTGGTCTATTGCTGATTGCTACGGCCCTGATCGTAATTTTCCGTAAGGATAATAAGGCCAAAGCCATTCGAGTGGTGCTAGAAGCTGCCGAAAAACGACAAATCGTGGAGTCGGTTTATGCTAGCGGTAAGCTGTTTCCCGCCACGGAGGTCGAAATTACCTCTAATGTATCGGGAACAATCGTCGAGCTTTTAGTAGAAGAGGGCGAAAATGTAAAAGAAGGGCAGCTATTGGCCAAAATTGACCCCGAAGCCCTGGCCTCGGTGGTGGAAAGAGCCTCGGCTAGCGCTAAGTCAGCTAGGGCGCAATTGGGCAATATCAAGGCCCAAAAGGATCAGCTTTTGGTGCAGTTGGCCCAGGCCAAAGCCAATTATGACCGCAATAAAACCCTTTTTGATGAGGGCGTGATTTCTAAGGCGGAATTAGAAACCATCGAGACCAACTTCCGCTCTACAGAGGCCAATATTGCAGCCCTAGACGAGAGTATCCGCTCGGCTAAATTTAATGTGGAAAGTGCCGATGCCACGGTGCGAGAACAGCAGAAAAATCTCTCGCAAACCTCTATTTATGCGCCTATGGCGGGGGTGGTCTCTAAGCTCTACAAAAAACAAGGCGAGCAGGTGGTGGGAACCATCCAGATGGCGGGAACGCCCATTCTGAAAATCTCTAACCTCAGCTCTATTGAGGTCCGCGTAGATGTAAATGAACGCGATATTTTACAACTCAACCGAGGCGATTCAGCCGATATTGAGCTAGATGCTTACCCCAACCGCAAGTTTTTGGGCCTAGTGACGCATATCGCCAATACCGCCACGGGCCTGAGCACCATGGCCCTCACTTCAGACCAAGTGACCAACTTTGAGGTCCGCATCCTGATGTCGCAAGAGAGCTATAAGGACCTACAACTAGATCCCAATAAACCACCTTTTAGAGCTGGACTTTCAGCTTCTGCCGAGATTCGCACCAATAGCATTTCCAATGCTTTGTCGCTGCCTATTGCCGCGGTCACTAGCCGAGAAGATGAACAGGCCGAAGAACAACTGAAGAAAGGGGAGGAGATTGGCCTAAAAGAGTATGTTTTTGTCCAAATGGCCGATTCTGTCCGCCTTCAAGAGGTGCAAACGGGCATCCAAGACGACCGCTATATCCAAATTACTAAGGGCCTAAAGACAGGCGAGCAGGTGGTGGTCGCTCCCTTTGATGCTATCTCGAAAAAATTGGAGCAGGGCAGCATTATTGAGGCGGTGGCAGAAAAAGAACTCTATAAAAAGACAAAGGAGAAGTAG
- a CDS encoding TolC family protein, producing MPIDEKIRLKVIELQLPEARALETLDELYLEAAANMPNMAANRLREESADLAIKVAEGALMPSLGGYVSLTSNYSSAAKERTTEQTTQTLFLDVNGTQVPVEFPTVRTIEGGTTPYFEQVGNNLYTNLGISLSVPIFNGFQSRIAIERAKLNLELAKLNSSQAQNQLKADIQRALTDVKAARKNLEAAQKSLAATSASAANTRKRFELGIVNSFELSSVQNMLTSAASSVVQAKYDLLFKLKVLDFYRGIGLNTPQEN from the coding sequence ATGCCCATAGATGAAAAGATCCGTCTGAAGGTGATTGAGCTGCAGTTGCCCGAGGCCAGAGCGCTGGAAACCCTAGATGAGCTTTATCTAGAGGCCGCAGCCAATATGCCCAATATGGCCGCCAATCGCTTGAGAGAAGAAAGTGCAGATTTGGCTATTAAGGTGGCTGAAGGGGCCCTTATGCCTTCTTTGGGGGGCTATGTTTCTCTAACCTCCAACTACTCTTCGGCAGCTAAGGAACGTACCACCGAGCAAACTACTCAAACCCTCTTTTTAGATGTCAATGGCACCCAAGTCCCCGTAGAATTTCCTACAGTGCGGACCATAGAAGGGGGAACCACGCCTTATTTTGAGCAAGTGGGCAATAACCTCTACACCAACCTAGGCATTAGCCTTTCGGTCCCTATCTTTAACGGTTTTCAGAGCCGTATTGCCATTGAGCGGGCCAAACTCAACTTAGAATTGGCCAAACTGAATAGCAGTCAGGCCCAAAATCAACTCAAAGCCGATATCCAAAGAGCTTTAACCGATGTCAAAGCGGCCCGAAAAAACCTAGAAGCCGCCCAAAAGAGCCTAGCCGCTACCTCGGCCTCTGCGGCTAATACCCGCAAACGCTTCGAGCTGGGTATCGTCAATAGCTTTGAGCTGAGTTCTGTGCAAAATATGCTGACCTCCGCCGCTTCTTCGGTGGTGCAGGCCAAATATGATTTACTTTTCAAACTAAAGGTCCTTGATTTTTATAGAGGAATTGGACTGAATACCCCCCAAGAAAATTAA
- a CDS encoding S8 family serine peptidase, producing MENYLYTFCCLFFTFPLAAQESWIVQFAYGQEIEEQNWPSHWDLRVLRPLVPALNIWELQLGPTAAQELADWPRVVALQKNHSLRSRLIPNDPDFNQQWHLENNGSNGGLVDADIDATTAWDLAQGGQTALGQQLVLAVIDDGIDTTLTELQGRLWTNTAEIPNNGLDDDRNGFIDDFKGWSSFKQNDEISGGTFGASHGSPVSSLIAGQANNNSLGTGIDWYSQLLTVVGGGSNEAEAIAAYAYPLAQRRAYNRSSGQKGALIVAINASWGVDEVLATDFPVLTNLFDSLGQAGILVVASTSNANNNVDLVGDLPTHSPSPYLIAVTNSNRSDQKVTAAGFGRQSIDLAAPGDGLYTQMKGGSMGSFSGTSAAAPLVTAAIGLIYSLPCPRLAYLAQLQPAATALYVKNAILAGVDSLPQLDTFCLSGGRLNLAQALAAAEYSDCQLPGCTAPYNLSFLSNQPDSLLLSWSSQADSSFLRYRLLGQSNWQLLSTTDSFLLLDQLQPCQTYELALWSSCNGQASADTNYVFWESQGCCNAPQLWQLDSSGSDFLALSFSEIAAAQSYTLTYGPIGQGSSQTLQSSQNNFTLPNLDSCQAYEIRLWSNCASPSLDSLNLQLSTAGCGSCRDLNYCAPFANNNFEWLRELQLGDSSYASSPAPNGYAAYDSSFFLQAGQTYPMHWSWATGSSPFPNWRLGFWVDLDRNGQFDSLELVWSSPTISQMQTTYVDQLTIPAHWLGNYRSRWQLKWGSGAFSSCGDTGFGETKDYCLQVDLPDGLIPIAQAQMQLYPQPARQALYLKSPPNLGELWIIYDLQGRQLASGQWSGQISLDQWPAGLYILHWPNLGLQNRFLKE from the coding sequence ATGGAAAATTACCTCTACACCTTTTGTTGTTTATTTTTTACTTTTCCTTTAGCCGCTCAAGAAAGTTGGATTGTCCAATTCGCCTATGGCCAAGAGATAGAGGAACAGAACTGGCCCAGCCATTGGGACCTAAGAGTGCTTCGTCCTTTGGTCCCCGCGCTCAATATTTGGGAACTGCAACTAGGACCAACTGCCGCCCAAGAACTAGCCGATTGGCCTAGGGTGGTGGCCCTACAAAAAAATCATTCATTGCGCTCTCGCCTGATTCCTAATGATCCCGATTTTAATCAACAATGGCATCTGGAAAATAATGGCAGTAATGGCGGCTTAGTCGATGCCGATATTGATGCCACCACCGCTTGGGATTTGGCGCAGGGCGGCCAAACGGCCTTGGGGCAACAGCTCGTTTTGGCTGTTATTGATGATGGAATAGATACGACGCTAACAGAATTGCAAGGCCGCCTTTGGACCAATACCGCCGAAATTCCAAACAATGGCTTAGATGATGATAGAAATGGATTTATTGATGACTTTAAAGGCTGGTCTAGCTTCAAGCAAAATGATGAGATTTCAGGCGGAACCTTTGGCGCTAGCCATGGTAGTCCCGTCAGTAGCTTGATTGCAGGCCAAGCCAATAACAATAGCTTAGGCACTGGCATTGACTGGTATAGCCAATTGCTGACGGTGGTCGGTGGCGGCAGCAATGAGGCCGAAGCCATAGCCGCTTATGCCTATCCCTTGGCCCAAAGAAGAGCCTATAACCGCTCTAGCGGCCAAAAAGGAGCCCTAATCGTTGCCATAAATGCCTCTTGGGGCGTAGATGAGGTGCTGGCTACTGATTTTCCCGTCTTGACTAATCTTTTTGACTCTTTGGGGCAAGCGGGTATTTTGGTCGTGGCTTCTACCTCTAATGCAAATAATAATGTGGACCTAGTAGGCGATCTGCCCACACATAGCCCCAGCCCTTACCTGATTGCGGTGACTAATAGTAACCGCAGCGATCAAAAGGTAACCGCCGCTGGTTTTGGTCGCCAAAGTATTGATTTAGCCGCCCCCGGCGATGGCCTATATACCCAAATGAAAGGCGGAAGCATGGGCAGTTTTTCGGGTACTTCGGCAGCAGCGCCCTTAGTCACTGCAGCGATTGGCCTGATTTATAGCCTGCCTTGTCCCCGCCTGGCTTATCTGGCCCAATTGCAGCCCGCAGCCACCGCCCTTTATGTCAAAAATGCCATTTTAGCAGGAGTAGATAGCCTGCCCCAACTCGATACTTTTTGCCTTTCTGGCGGTCGCCTCAATTTAGCCCAAGCCCTAGCCGCTGCGGAATATAGCGATTGCCAATTGCCTGGCTGCACGGCCCCCTATAATCTATCTTTTTTGTCTAATCAGCCCGATAGCCTGCTGCTTTCTTGGAGCAGCCAAGCCGATAGCAGCTTTTTGCGCTACCGCCTTTTGGGCCAAAGCAATTGGCAGTTGCTCAGCACTACAGATAGCTTTTTGCTTCTGGACCAACTGCAGCCCTGCCAAACTTATGAGCTCGCCCTTTGGTCGAGCTGTAACGGTCAAGCTTCTGCCGATACCAATTATGTTTTTTGGGAGAGCCAAGGCTGCTGCAATGCCCCGCAACTTTGGCAACTGGATAGCAGCGGCAGCGATTTCTTGGCCCTCTCTTTTTCAGAGATTGCCGCCGCCCAAAGCTATACACTAACTTATGGCCCAATAGGGCAGGGGAGTAGCCAAACGCTCCAAAGTAGTCAAAACAATTTTACCTTGCCCAATCTAGATAGCTGCCAAGCCTATGAGATTCGCCTTTGGTCCAACTGCGCTAGCCCTAGCTTAGATAGCCTAAATCTACAATTGAGTACGGCGGGCTGTGGCAGTTGCCGCGACCTAAATTATTGCGCTCCTTTTGCCAATAACAACTTTGAATGGCTGAGGGAGTTGCAATTAGGAGACAGCAGTTATGCTTCTTCTCCCGCCCCAAATGGCTATGCGGCCTACGATAGCAGCTTCTTTTTGCAAGCGGGCCAAACTTATCCCATGCACTGGAGCTGGGCCACGGGCAGCAGCCCTTTTCCCAATTGGCGGCTGGGCTTTTGGGTAGATCTGGACCGCAACGGGCAGTTTGATAGCCTCGAATTGGTTTGGAGTTCTCCCACAATTAGCCAGATGCAAACGACTTATGTAGACCAATTGACCATTCCCGCTCATTGGCTGGGCAATTACCGCAGCCGCTGGCAACTCAAATGGGGTTCTGGCGCCTTTAGCAGCTGTGGCGATACGGGCTTTGGCGAGACCAAAGATTATTGTCTGCAGGTTGATCTGCCCGATGGCCTAATTCCCATTGCCCAAGCCCAAATGCAGCTTTATCCCCAACCCGCTCGGCAGGCCCTCTACCTCAAGTCGCCCCCAAATCTAGGCGAGCTCTGGATCATCTACGACCTACAGGGCCGCCAACTAGCCAGCGGACAGTGGTCGGGCCAAATCTCTTTGGACCAATGGCCTGCAGGACTTTATATTTTGCATTGGCCCAATTTAGGCCTACAAAATCGCTTTCTGAAGGAGTAG
- a CDS encoding metallophosphoesterase, with product MLARIIGSSIFIMLFLSLEFYVFYGLKGHFKDQFKLWMKISYWLSAAAPVAWLFFMGRAASAQPLSSLQLVHHLMIGIWVTLLVTKLVYAGFLFIEDFYRFTHYGGQKLAKLKDAEREVNLQSRRTFMRRLALFVAAVPFASFLYGISRGKYAYTVDKVKIKDPELPEAFHGLRMVQISDVHAGSFDNREAVAKGLQMIQDLEADLIVFTGDLVNNRAHEIVPYIDLFANLTAPLGKFSVLGNHDYGSYVRWPSDAAKEQNLDKLKQYQADMGFKMLNNSALVLEKEGQQICLAGVENWGHGPYPKEGDLAGCFGEENNGLFTILLSHDPTHWRHKVLEHPQKVHLTLSGHTHGMQLGVKIPGFQWSPAKWRYKEWAGLYEELGQRLYVNRGFGFLGFPGRVGMLPEITLFELTKA from the coding sequence ATGCTAGCTCGAATTATAGGTTCTTCTATCTTTATTATGCTCTTTCTTTCTCTAGAGTTTTATGTTTTTTATGGCCTCAAAGGGCATTTTAAAGATCAGTTTAAGCTCTGGATGAAAATCAGTTATTGGCTTTCTGCTGCGGCGCCAGTGGCTTGGCTATTTTTTATGGGCCGTGCAGCCTCCGCCCAACCCCTAAGTAGCTTGCAATTGGTCCACCACCTGATGATTGGAATTTGGGTGACCTTGCTGGTGACCAAGTTGGTCTATGCTGGCTTCCTTTTTATTGAGGATTTTTATCGCTTTACGCATTATGGGGGGCAAAAACTGGCCAAATTGAAAGATGCAGAACGAGAAGTGAACCTGCAAAGTCGCCGAACTTTTATGCGCCGTTTGGCCCTTTTTGTGGCGGCGGTTCCCTTTGCTTCTTTTCTCTATGGCATTAGCCGCGGAAAATATGCCTATACCGTGGACAAGGTAAAAATTAAGGACCCCGAACTGCCAGAGGCCTTCCATGGCCTGCGAATGGTCCAGATTTCTGATGTGCATGCGGGCAGTTTTGATAACCGAGAGGCCGTGGCCAAAGGTCTGCAAATGATACAGGACCTAGAAGCGGACCTGATCGTCTTTACGGGCGATTTGGTGAATAATCGCGCCCATGAAATTGTTCCTTATATCGACCTTTTTGCCAATTTGACGGCTCCCCTCGGTAAGTTTTCTGTATTGGGCAACCATGATTATGGCAGTTATGTCCGCTGGCCCTCCGATGCGGCCAAGGAACAAAATCTCGATAAACTCAAGCAATATCAGGCCGATATGGGCTTTAAAATGCTAAATAACAGCGCCCTAGTACTGGAAAAAGAGGGGCAGCAAATTTGTTTGGCTGGAGTAGAAAATTGGGGCCATGGTCCCTATCCCAAAGAAGGCGATTTGGCCGGCTGCTTTGGCGAAGAAAATAATGGATTGTTTACCATTTTGCTCTCTCATGACCCCACACATTGGCGGCATAAGGTGCTAGAACATCCCCAAAAAGTGCATCTGACCCTCAGCGGGCATACGCATGGCATGCAATTAGGCGTGAAAATTCCTGGCTTCCAATGGAGCCCCGCCAAATGGCGCTATAAAGAATGGGCCGGACTTTATGAAGAGTTGGGCCAACGCCTCTATGTAAATAGAGGGTTTGGCTTTTTGGGCTTCCCCGGTAGAGTGGGCATGCTACCCGAAATTACCCTTTTTGAACTCACTAAGGCATAG
- a CDS encoding diacylglycerol kinase family protein, whose translation MKNYIKARWASFGYAFAGLFDFFSGRHPHAILHLIAAITVLLAAYYFALSPWEWGLIILAIGGVLALEALNSALEYVVDLVQPDFHPLAKKAKDMAAAAVLIFALATLGLAGLIFWPKILNLLAS comes from the coding sequence ATGAAAAACTATATAAAAGCCCGTTGGGCCAGCTTTGGCTATGCCTTTGCGGGCCTTTTTGATTTTTTTTCGGGTCGGCATCCCCACGCTATTTTGCATCTTATTGCGGCCATTACGGTTTTGCTAGCCGCCTATTACTTTGCCCTATCGCCTTGGGAATGGGGCCTTATTATTTTGGCTATTGGGGGTGTATTGGCCCTAGAGGCCCTCAACTCCGCTTTAGAATATGTAGTTGATCTGGTTCAGCCTGATTTTCATCCTTTGGCCAAGAAAGCCAAGGACATGGCTGCGGCGGCCGTATTGATTTTTGCCCTAGCCACTTTAGGCTTGGCCGGCTTAATTTTTTGGCCTAAAATCCTTAATTTGCTGGCTAGCTAG